The DNA segment ATTctaaaagacaaaataatgcCCTGCAGTCTCCCTTTGGTGCAACTGTACTATTCCAGTgggtttgtttttatattgacattttcaaataatGTAAAGCAACCTTACAGTCTTTCATCATTAGAATCTTCAGTAATGATCCCTACTTGTAGCCAAGTACCGCAACTACGGAGTAGATCCTTAGCTTATCTTGATGGATGACTGAATTGCCATAATGCCCAGATCAGTGAGCATGTGTGCCTATGGTGAGGTGGTATTTGGCTGGGGATCATTGACGCAGTGGTAGAAGGGATACTGCAGTGAATGAATTCTTATTTCCAGGTATAACAAAGAGGAAACCATACTACTCAATCCCAGTTTTCTATACAGTTAACTCCCTCAATGAAATCACAACCaccttttgaagaaaaaaaaagatgttagcAGTTATTGTTGGTGGCCAACAACGTTTTTTGCATTCCTGCAAATAAATTGTTTTATACTGTAAAATGGAGGTGAGTGTAACTTATTTTTGTAATAAAGTTTTTGATTTCTATGTGTGTCCTTGTTCTTTGAGTGTAATCTCAACTCTTCTAGTGTAATGTGTCCTGCAAAGAAATTGACACAATGAGGCATTGGGTGTCCTGCTGTTTCGTTCAGTCCTTGTCAGCCTCAAGTTGTATAGCTGTTGGAACAGTGTTGCAGGAAACTGCTGTGATAGCAGCCTCCATTTTTGTGAAGCCAATATCCATGTTCCAAACTCTTCTTATTCCATATACATCTTCAGGAAAGAAGCACCTGGCTGAATGGCACCACCAGGACACTAATCCGTTTGTGGATCCTGATGGCGACATACACCAGAGCTTATCTGGTTTTTCGTGCTACTAAGACAATTATCTAATTTAAATCTCTTGTGAGCCACTTAAAATGAGTTACATTTAAGTCAGGCACTTGGTTTTAAATTTAGAATATAGTTTCAATTCTTGGAGatatagttgtttttttatgaccaaaataaaaattgaaggtGAAGCATAACTTTTATGCCTCATATAGTTCACACCATGTGACAAGTGTATCTTCAATATCAAAGTATTTACGTTTGTCGGTATCTTTATACCCTCTCCAGCGCAAGTAAACCTAATATTGACTGAATCTGTCTAAATtacataaaatacaaaacacgtCTAGATAGGACGGTTTTGTGCCTCCCGACCTTTTTATTAAATTCTGTATGAGCTCAGACAGGCTCAAACTTCTATGAATCACACATGACTTCAATAAGATTaagttaaaaaatattattaaaaaatatatcagaaCCATTCATTCATTACACACGCTAAATAAACACGATCTCTCCCACTAATCGTGAAGGACACCgttgaaaatgtaatgtgtaCCGCTCGAACGAGTCGCCAttattaactttatttaaatccaGCAGCGACAACGTTGATTTTATTTCTTGTGAATCGTCACTGCATGGCGGATTTGTACTCTCATATCCCTGCGCACCTTGTCTCAACACTATTGAATCATTCCTATGTGTATTTATGAAACGACTGGTCGCAAAACCTAGGCTATATTCGCGTACTTTGTTTGCAGCggagatgacatcacagccagCTGCCTGCGAACATTGACCCTCCACTCTAATGGGCACTGTTGACAGCGTTAGCtgcgttagccgttagctcaaCGTCGGACGTTCCTGCGGCGAGTCACAGCTAATCCCGCTCGGCGTTACAGATGTGTCTCCTTCCATCCTCCTGAAGCGTCTCCTTTATAAAACACAATGGACCCCAACGAGAAATGGCCCAGACAACCACCGTACATATGAAGTAAGTCCTGACGGAGCTGCGGTCAATATGAACGCGAATTCCAACGCAACTCCAGATTTTTCGTGGAATTGTTTCATGGTTTCGTTTACGTGGTCGCTTTGTTTCGTCTCCGCAGTCATGTGCTTCTCGACTGACCGGGTGTCTTAGCAGTAAAGATGGGATTCGTAAAGGCTTGTCTGCTGAAATTCAGGCGTAAAATGAAGCTTGACCTGCTCAGGGAGCTGGGACGACAGTATCCCGtcttctgcttcctgctgctgatcctgcttctgtcaacagtggTTTTAAATAGGTAAACTGCAGCTGTGAGAAATGTTGGCTGTTCATGGAGCAGCTTTCAGTCTCAAGTCTTTATTATGACCCATTTTATTTCACAGATACATTCACATCATCATGGTGTTTTGGTCGTTCCTGGCTGGTGTGTTTACATTCTACTGCTCCCTGGGGCCAGAATCTCTGCTGCCCAACATCCTGGTCTCCATCAAACCAAAGATAAAGGTAAGCAACCACCAAGTAATTTTTCCATTTAATTGGCAAAACCATTTGCTAGTCTCTGTAAATTTATTTTGGTCAAAAATAATTTCAGGATATTAAGTTGTTTGTTGCTCTTTATGCTTTGAAATTAAATTGTCTTTaccagtgtttttctttgtcttatGTTAAGTCTATCTCAAtcctttttaataataataatagctagAACTATGTCTCCGTTAACCCTAGTCATATATGAAGGTATATGTGTTCCattttaatgttcttttttcCCGTAGTCATATGAGCAGGAGTTGTTTCCACTCGGCCACAGTTGTGCTGTTTGTGGAAAAATCAAGTGCAAAAGACACAGGTAAGTcacgataaaaaaaataaacaaacttgtatttattcatttattttgctgaatTTGTCGCCTCTACCTCCAGTTCTATAAATGTCACCATTTGTGATTCCTCATGCCTCAATTATCTTTTCTGTTTTCGACAGACCGACTTTATTGCTAGAAAACTATCAACCGTGGCTCGACCTGAAAGTTTCCTCGAAGGTGGATGCATCACTTTCAGAGGTGAAACAGCTACTGCTGTAAACGCACGCCTAATTCTATACAGGTTTTCCAACCGTGTTTTACGGTTTCTTTTCAGATTCTGGAACTTGTTTTGGAGAACTTTGTCTATCCGTGGTACAGGTAAATTTAAGTTTTGAATACcactcatttttttccaaaaaaacatGTCCTGAAGCATGTatgttaaatgtaaataattacatggaaaaaaatatttctggttttgtttttcaagtaaaatttaatttatttgtaaCTGCCCCCTTATGAAGTCGTATAATTTCCAATATTGAAACAGATTGAATGTTAATGTAGTTACTTATTATGTGAGTGAATGACTTGACTTTTCAAATATGTGCATAGCTGTTGAACTATTGGagccttttctttcatttggtCAAACACTTTTGAATTTCCTCAGAGATATAActgatgacgaggcatttgtcGATGAGCTGAGGGTGACTCTGCGATTCTTCGCTGCTGTCTTGGTTCGACGGACTCAGAAGGTGAAAGAGACTTTGTCCTCCCATTTCAATAAATCCTCACCAACTGATGATTGAAATTGGTTCCCAGGTGGATGTTGCCGCCCTCATCACGCAAAAACTTCTCAAAGTTTCCATGAAACACATTGAAATAATCGCCAAAGCCTGGCAAAAAGGTACATCTTGAAGACCTTGTTGTTTATTATGAGGGTTGCTTGAATGCGTTTGCTTGtctctttagtaaaaaatacaGAGCTTCTACAGCAGGCAGCCCTGGAGGAGTACGGTCCCGATCTTCATGTGGCTCTCCGCAGTCGTAGAGATGAGCTCCTCTACCTGAGAAAGCTCACTGAGATTCTATTCCCCTACATCCTTCCGCCTAAAGCTACTGACTGCAGGTGATGCTGCACAACCAACCTTTATTTGTCTGTATGGTTTTCGCCAGTTCACTCCATTACTAATGCTCTTTAACTTTCCTCAGCTCTCTTACTCTCCTCATAAGAGAGGTCATGGCTGGGTCTGTCTTCCTCCCGTCTATGGACTACTTGGCTGACCCTGTAAGTGCTAACTAAGTTAAGATGTAAAACTCTGCAACCTCAGTCTGTTTTtccctttttgttttatttaaaaacgtGTATGTGGGgtcataaaaaataacaaaatgatcaGTCAAACCTTTTCTAATTTTTTAAGGACACGGTGAATCACCTAATTTTGATATTCATTGACAACACTCCGGTGAGTCCTTTTACATTATAGACGGCATTTTAGTTATAATTGCTAAACTAATTTCTGTTTCTTCTGAAGCCTGAAGAAGCCACAGAGCCGTCCTCGATGTTGGTTCCGTTCCTGCAAAAATACGCAGATCCTCGCAGCAAAAAGCCTTCAGTGAGTGACTTTGTCCTGCAAAAGTTCAACTTGTGATTTTAACCGCTTTGCTTGTGTTTCATCAGGTACTGAAGCTGGAGTTGAAAGAGATCAGAGGCCAGCAGGACCTTCTCTTCCGTTTCATGAACTTTTTGAAGCAAGAAGGGGCAGTCCATGTGCTGCAGTTTTGCCTCGCTGTTGGTACGATCCAATGATCATCTCAAAATGACCAGTATTACAGGAGTCCCGGTCATAATTCATGTTTGATAAATAACACCTTTCAGAGGAGTTCAACGACAGGATACTATGTCCAGAACTTTCTGACTCGGAAAAGATGATGCTTCAcgaggaggtgaggaagatcTACGAGACCTACTGCTTGGATGAGAGCATCGACAAGATTCGCTTTGACCCCTTTATTGTCGAAGAAATACGGAATAGTGAGTAGCTCACCAAGCGCTGTGCAACTGTGATGTGGAAAAAAACTTACAAGGCTTTTTGCTCAGTTGCTGAAGGTCCTCACGAAGAGGTTGTGAAACTGCAAACCATGAGATGCCTGTTTGAAGCCTATGAGCATGTGCTGTTCCTGCTGGAGAACGTTTTTACACCCATGTTCTGTCACAGTGACGAGGTACGTGCCCCGAAACCGTTTaaatttaaatgactttttaattgttttttttgcactcACGGGGTAGGGACAGAATTATAAACAAAACAgatattttttccctttcattgtaaaaatatttcattcttcgtgtaatattattttttattttatttattatttattattttattattttttgcccCTCAAAACCAAcagatataaataaatgaaagactaatgtaataaatatttatatttacattatatAGTATTATGTTGACATGTTGTTTTACACTTACAAAGGTCCTCCATGATTTACCCACTTATATTTAGAAGAACAAAAAATTATtaattttttataatttttaagTCTCAAAATTCGAGTTTCATTCAAGATTTTTCTGTTCTTCATCCTTTGGATTGACAGCCCATAACATTGTggccaaacattttatttcccaCCCCCGTCCTACACGctacggacagcagatggcagtagcactCCGTAGTTCCTTTGACACTGCGCTGTGAAGAATAAACTAACAGAAAGAAAGTCAGGCAGAACTCATCCATTTCCATAACCTGATACCTGGAACTTCGAACTCAACAAAAATGTGTCCGTatgcatatttaaaaatacGTATGGATTTTTCATTACGTTTTTATTTGTTCAGAAGGAAAACTATCGGCTGCAGTTCCAGTAAATGTTTAACTTCATTAAATAGCGACAGTTAAATATACTCCTTTTTAAGTAACAACTTAATTTTGGAGCTTCTTTTGCTGCAAACAAATTAGTTGCTTTAACTGGTTTTGCCGAGAACATAGCTTTTTATATTTGAGGTCCCTGACTATATTAATGTCTCTGACGTCCTTCACCATTTTCTTTGGTTGcactcttcctttttttttttttttttttacgcccAATATCACCAGCTTTGTCATCAACCCCTGGACAAGCCAATGAGAGGCTGCTGGCCTTACGCCATGCTGCCAAGCCAAATTTCACCCCTCAGAAGAAGTTTGAATAAATACATGGGTGGGTGGAGCGAGAGGGCCATTGTCTGCAGCAGGCCACCGCTCCGCATGAATGGAGCGGCCAGAAAATAGAACCAGTGATATGATTAGATCTTTGCACAGCTGCGAATCAAACTCAAGAAAGGACAATGTGTAATTACTACTCAAATACAGTTCAGTAACGTCTCTGTTATTTCTTTCCTTCCATCATGCAGTACTTCCGCCAGCTTTTGAGAGGGGCGGAGTCTCCCGCGAGAAATTCCAAAATGAGCAGGTTAGCCTGGTTCTCTGTTTTGggaattcatgtttttatttaaatgcacTTCACAATTCACGTCATGTTGTGAGGCGGAAGTTGTGTGTGATGTCGTGATGCGCACTCTCAACCAGCAACTTAAGAGCAAATCAGTTATGGTGACTGCGTGGCGTGAAGCCTCCGCCCCTAACCCCCTTGTGCATATTGTTCCAGAAATAGCCTCAGTATGGATGACATCCGGTGAGTATGAAGCATTGCCGTGCTGGTCAGAGCTGTGGTTGGCTGAGCCGTGCTGCTGCACGCAAGATTTGACTCATCCAAAAAgactttgtgagaacctgtgcTGCCTTTTTAACAAGAGTTCAAATCCGTGTCAAACACAATGAGATATATATGAGGTTAAAATTGGTGTCTAAAGAGGTGGTCATTCTGTTGGGGGCAGGACTTAAATTGGTGGAGAGTCAAGATaggataagataagataagattgGATTATCTCAGAAGCAccttttcatcaataataatagtttTAGCATGATATAATCAACATGTAACGTCACCACCTAGAgaataataatgtgttttatatCCAATTGGTTGGGGCCTGGCCAGGACAAGTAAAGCTCTGTTTCTGTTCACTTCTGCTCTAAATGTTGAAGAATATTTTCTGTGAAGGGCTTTATTGTTATGAAGGCAGTTTGCAGAGCAGCATGAGATGCCATTCATAAATAAGATGGCACTGGAGACGTCGACTGACTGGCAAAGAGCCAGAATTCCTTTTCTTTGTTACCGTCATCCCATCATGCCATCCATGTGTTGTCACCATGGTACAGTCTTCCCCCCCTCCATCCCTCTTAAAGACCACTCTCTGACCTGCCTCCATCAACgctcctctccttccttctATCCACGGGGGCCTGACCCCGATCTGCTTTTAGTTCCTGGGACTGGAGCCCCGAGTCCCCACCCTCACTGCTCACCACCTCTGGTAGCTCTTCACCTGCATCTTCTAACTCCCTCCATGCCCAGTCCACCTTCACAACTTTACCATACGGCTCTTTGTGCCACCGCCACTCATCGCCCAAGTAAGTCGTTTCGGGTCCGTCCATCTGTCTCCAGTAAGATTTCATGCTGTGCGCTGAACCCGTGGTGACCTTCCCCTGTCTCAGCCTGCTGCCTGCATGGTTGGACTGGTGCATGGAGTCATTGGTCTCTCTCTACTGTTTGTCTCTTCATGTGTGCGGCTCAGGTGCAAACGCTCCagtatgactttttttttttttcttttttttggtaaCTCCTTGACTATGGGGTGTCAAGTCAATGTTATGATCCACTCTGATGATGTATGTGTGTTTTCCAATCTACGCAGATTGTGTTTGCTGGGCACCAAAaacgtgttttgttttgatttagcAGTTAGCTTAACATTATCTTGAGTTCTTTGACCTGAGCTTCCATCCTCTCATGTCCCATGATGATGTGGCTGGCTTCTCTCCCTGCGCTCCTCGGCAGTTCCCTCCGTGTCATttctttcaagattttttttttttttttgaccctGAGTTGTGGCTTACAGGAACACATCGAAGAGAGGAGAGTCTTTTGGTATCAGCCGCATTGGCAGCAAGATCAAAGGGGTGTTCAAAAGCACCACCATGGAAGGAGCCATGCTGCCGTCCTACGGTCTGGTGGAGGGAGAGGATGATATGGTGAGGACGCTTCCATGTTATTACCCGCCCTCTCAATGGACTGACAACATAGCTTTTGGATTGGTTGTGGAACTTGTTTGATACCTTTTTTGCTGCTCATGTGCTCAAGTGatggcttggcagaatcagtaTGTCTTAGTAGATCCAGGTCAGTTGTGAAGCAGCAATGTTGTTTTGGGGggaaattatttaaatttttgtGAATGCGACTGCCTTAACAATATAGCAACACCTATATTGACCTTGCTAAACATTCAATGTTGTCTTTCAGGCTCTATGGTTCTATAGAGTGGGGTGTCTGAACTCCCGATTGAACGGGTTATCTTTCATATCTTTATCTGACATGTTTAGGGCAACTGGGTCGCAGGTCGAGCCCATTTCAAGCGACGTTTCCAGCGACACATCATAACACATAAAAGGATCAATGTGTTCCTGTTATCCCAATGAGTTAAGATGGAGATGTGTTTTCATTAGTCTTAGCCAGCACAAGAGGGCGCCAGCGAGCAACAAAAGGAAATCTGGCACCATAGTGATATTGAACTGACTGAATTGAATGTATTGGACTTACTGAGGTTACGTTGTTTGACCTGattctgacactgaaaacgTTAAATAAGGATATATCAGGCATTACTCCCAACCCGACTGTTGTGGCAGTCTGACCCTCTCCTCGGTCCCTTCCTTCAGGTAGAGGAGGCGATGATGGTGCTGGAGGACGACTCCCCAGTTGAAGCTGCTTCCACCCCAAGTACCCCTCGTAACCTGTCTGCCTGGAACATCACTATCCCCTATGTGGACTTTTATGACGACGAAATAAAGAGGGAGAGAATACCAGTGTTCTGCATCGATGTGGAGCGCAACGACAGGAAGGCTGGTGAGCGGACTTCTACATGCGCCACAACCAGACTACTACTGAAAATAACTTATTTCTCATGGAACCTTTTGGGTTACTAACAGTAAAATATGGCTGAAtacatctttatttttaactttctGCAGTGGGACACGAGACTGAGCACTGGTCAGTGTATCGCAGATATCTGGAGTTCTATGTCCTGGAGTCAAAGCTCACAGAGTTTCATGGTAGGCCTCCTCTCGGAGCCGGCGTTTAGTCAGATCACATCAGTGTCCCACGTCTGTCATGCAGATTTCCTGTTGTCCTTATGTGTCCCGATGAACTTATGCGACACCAAAATGCCAAGGTTCTGTTGTGTAATTTGGCAGCACTTACCACACAGTTGTGTGTCCCACCCTCCGCAGGATCTTTCCCAGATGCACAGCTGCCTTCCAAAAGAATCATCGGCCCCAAGAATTACGAGTTTCTTACATCGAAGCGGGAAGAGTTCCAGGAGTATCTCCAGGTGATTATTTACCGTGTGACTTGAGGTCATGGTATACAACTGGTTGATTTGCTTGGGAATGACAGATGGAGGAAGGAGCCAGGATTGATTTGATGTCTCGAGGGTGAGTTGCTGATGCATGTTGTTGGATGAGAGTATTTTCCCATGACAAACTGAGGTAGTGCCAGTTTTATCTGGGTAAAAGAGAAGGATGTATCACACTGAAATTTAGCAGCTCCATAGAAAAGCCTGTTTTCTATGATTGTGGTTGCCTCTATTTTTCCAACGGAAAACCACGGACTGAGTCACTCCCCCAACTGCAGCTTAAAGTTCTTCACAAAAACTCTCATTTGATCCCTGAGTTTTGTCAGAAAACCACTTTCGTCTCGCCGCTGTTCTGCGTTTGCTAAGGTTCTGGTTTAAAAGTGGATTTATATTCTGTTTGAAATACTGGGCATGAGTTCGGCCTCTGGGATCCAAGTCCGTCCCTCAAGGTTTCTTTCCCTCGCAAACAATTACATTCTCAGTTTATAAGCAACTTCCACAGAACACAGATGTGCGCTATGTAACAGTTCCACCGCAGTGTTATTCCCTTGGATCATCTGGGTTCCATACTGTTGGCAAAATGACCAGGATAGTTCTGAACTCTTCACCGAAAATGTAATGGGTCTAGAAGGGCTTGGAGGAGGGAGACACGGTCAGATTGTATCAGAAGGTCAGGTCATGTAGAGAAGTTTGGAGCCAAAAGGGAGATCTGATGGTGAGCGGATGGACCAAGAAGGTTGGCGATAGAGATAACAGGAGAAGGAAAAACTACCACTAAGATTCATGGAAGCAGTAAATGATGACAATAAGAGAACATATTTGCTTCAGGAGGAACCAAGCTTTTTGAAACTGCAAGCGACTTCAGAGACTCTGAATAACTTCACTCTGCCACCTGTTTGACTCACCACTCTGAGGACTGTTATAAAAACAATGTATCGTAATGTATTCAGTTGCTGTCAATGCACCCATGTCAAGAGACCTCTGCATCCTGAAGTGTCAAAGACACACCCACTCTGGCATTAAACAAGAACACCTTCACTCACAAGCCAAAAGATATAGCGGACGTCTGTTGTGCTCCATGATTAATGCCACTTGGTGGTTGTGTTTTTGGATCACTCCATCTATTACCAGCTCTGAGTCAGTATAGTGAGCAATagacaaagaagacaaaaaaatttAACTCTTAATGCTGGAGTTATGACCAGCTCACTTGCTATGAGTGAGTGCTTTTGTTCCTTTTTGCTGGATAAGTTACAtactgtaaattccagactataatCCGCTACTTATTTCACATGCTCTAAACCCTCTGGTTTAAACTATTAAGCGGCGGATGTATGGATTTTTTATGAGATTCATGCCGCCAAGGTATTTAGCCCCGTCACATCGAACCAATGAAGTCCTGTAGCGCCgtcctgctgctgagactgagaAAAGCTGTAATGTAAACGTCTGTGATTTcaattggtctgatgtgatggGCCGCATGATGCAGGTTCAGAACATCACAGAGACTTTTCTATGGAGTGAACCGTGGCTGAcagaaaatctgttttgttttagttATTCAACATTGCATACATTTTTGGCTAAATGGAATTTTagagtaaaataaatgataCATTTAGAAAACATACCTTCACTCATTTTTCTGTGGAAGGTTTTTAACTGGTGAGGTTGGACTTGAAACAGAAGTTCTTTATGCAAGGTTTTGTGTGAGACTCACTTTCCAGGCAGGTGCACAGAAGGACCCTGAAGCACCAGCCCTTTCACCCGCATGAGAAAACTGCTTTTATTTCTTccgtcagaaaaaaaaagttcctctcACTTTCTCATCACTTCTGCCAAAATGTATTGCGGCGTTTATTTGAGCTGTTGTGAGAATCGTTCCTACTCCTGAACTACAGCAGCGGTTTATTTGCCCCTCCCACTTCCCCCTCATGTAGTGGAGCTTTCAGAAGCCTTTTGTAAGTCAACCAATCTTACAGTACATGTGATACTACGAAGCCTTTGTGTCTCTTGAAGCATTTCCTGGTCAGTGCCTGGACTCACCTCGGGAGTGCATAAATGCGAGGCTGCTTTCTGATGGTGTTTTTAGACAGAACCTTGGAGGAGCTTCGGTCATTTGAAAAGGACGTGTCATGAGGGGTCAAAGGACAAAGTCAATGGTCATTGAAATCACTACCTACAAGGCATGAGGAGGCCACAGTTCTGAAACTTTGCTGTATTGGATTATTTTTCTCCCATTTCCAGAAACTTCTCCCGCATCCGGAGCTGAGCAACAGCCAGCTCCTCGCGGACTTCCTGTCCCCTCACAGCATGGAGTCTCAGTTTCTGGACAAGATGCTGCCAGATGTGAATCTAGGTATGGTATGAGACTCATGTTCATCAGAGATGGATTGTGTTTGTGTCGCTCACCAAGGACTGGTGAGCGTAGCCGAGCCCATTGTGACGTTAACTGTTCTGTGTTGAAGGAAAAATCATCAAGTCTGTTCCCAGCAAGTTAATAAAAGAGGTATGtgaaaatatgtgaaaaataaataaca comes from the Synchiropus splendidus isolate RoL2022-P1 chromosome 16, RoL_Sspl_1.0, whole genome shotgun sequence genome and includes:
- the snx14 gene encoding sorting nexin-14 isoform X3, translating into MGFVKACLLKFRRKMKLDLLRELGRQYPVFCFLLLILLLSTVVLNRYIHIIMVFWSFLAGVFTFYCSLGPESLLPNILVSIKPKIKVSNHQSYEQELFPLGHSCAVCGKIKCKRHRPTLLLENYQPWLDLKVSSKVDASLSEILELVLENFVYPWYRDITDDEAFVDELRVTLRFFAAVLVRRTQKVDVAALITQKLLKVSMKHIEIIAKAWQKVKNTELLQQAALEEYGPDLHVALRSRRDELLYLRKLTEILFPYILPPKATDCSSLTLLIREVMAGSVFLPSMDYLADPDTVNHLILIFIDNTPPEEATEPSSMLVPFLQKYADPRSKKPSVLKLELKEIRGQQDLLFRFMNFLKQEGAVHVLQFCLAVEEFNDRILCPELSDSEKMMLHEEVRKIYETYCLDESIDKIRFDPFIVEEIRNIAEGPHEEVVKLQTMRCLFEAYEHVLFLLENVFTPMFCHSDEYFRQLLRGAESPARNSKMSRNTSKRGESFGISRIGSKIKGVFKSTTMEGAMLPSYGLVEGEDDMVEEAMMVLEDDSPVEAASTPSTPRNLSAWNITIPYVDFYDDEIKRERIPVFCIDVERNDRKAVGHETEHWSVYRRYLEFYVLESKLTEFHGSFPDAQLPSKRIIGPKNYEFLTSKREEFQEYLQKLLPHPELSNSQLLADFLSPHSMESQFLDKMLPDVNLGKIIKSVPSKLIKEKGQHLEPFIQSFFNSCESPKPKPSRPELTILSPTSENDKKLFNDLFKNNANRSDMAEKRHNQNYFMEMIHVEGVYDYLMYVGRVVFHIPDWLHHLLMSGRILFKNTLETYTDHYLHFKLSQVLQEHRLVSLITLLRDAVFCESSPPRSDRDRQKRAKETFEEMKNYIPDLLGKCIGEEAKHEGVCLLFDGLQQPVLNKQLTYVLLDIAIQELFPELNKAQKETLTIAPWI
- the snx14 gene encoding sorting nexin-14 isoform X2; protein product: MGFVKACLLKFRRKMKLDLLRELGRQYPVFCFLLLILLLSTVVLNRYIHIIMVFWSFLAGVFTFYCSLGPESLLPNILVSIKPKIKSYEQELFPLGHSCAVCGKIKCKRHRPTLLLENYQPWLDLKVSSKVDASLSEILELVLENFVYPWYRDITDDEAFVDELRVTLRFFAAVLVRRTQKVDVAALITQKLLKVSMKHIEIIAKAWQKVKNTELLQQAALEEYGPDLHVALRSRRDELLYLRKLTEILFPYILPPKATDCSSLTLLIREVMAGSVFLPSMDYLADPDTVNHLILIFIDNTPPEEATEPSSMLVPFLQKYADPRSKKPSVLKLELKEIRGQQDLLFRFMNFLKQEGAVHVLQFCLAVEEFNDRILCPELSDSEKMMLHEEVRKIYETYCLDESIDKIRFDPFIVEEIRNIAEGPHEEVVKLQTMRCLFEAYEHVLFLLENVFTPMFCHSDEYFRQLLRGAESPARNSKMSRNSLSMDDIRNTSKRGESFGISRIGSKIKGVFKSTTMEGAMLPSYGLVEGEDDMVEEAMMVLEDDSPVEAASTPSTPRNLSAWNITIPYVDFYDDEIKRERIPVFCIDVERNDRKAVGHETEHWSVYRRYLEFYVLESKLTEFHGSFPDAQLPSKRIIGPKNYEFLTSKREEFQEYLQKLLPHPELSNSQLLADFLSPHSMESQFLDKMLPDVNLGKIIKSVPSKLIKEKGQHLEPFIQSFFNSCESPKPKPSRPELTILSPTSENDKKLFNDLFKNNANRSDMAEKRHNQNYFMEMIHVEGVYDYLMYVGRVVFHIPDWLHHLLMSGRILFKNTLETYTDHYLHFKLSQVLQEHRLVSLITLLRDAVFCESSPPRSDRDRQKRAKETFEEMKNYIPDLLGKCIGEEAKHEGVCLLFDGLQQPVLNKQLTYVLLDIAIQELFPELNKAQKETLTIAPWI
- the snx14 gene encoding sorting nexin-14 isoform X1, with the protein product MGFVKACLLKFRRKMKLDLLRELGRQYPVFCFLLLILLLSTVVLNRYIHIIMVFWSFLAGVFTFYCSLGPESLLPNILVSIKPKIKVSNHQSYEQELFPLGHSCAVCGKIKCKRHRPTLLLENYQPWLDLKVSSKVDASLSEILELVLENFVYPWYRDITDDEAFVDELRVTLRFFAAVLVRRTQKVDVAALITQKLLKVSMKHIEIIAKAWQKVKNTELLQQAALEEYGPDLHVALRSRRDELLYLRKLTEILFPYILPPKATDCSSLTLLIREVMAGSVFLPSMDYLADPDTVNHLILIFIDNTPPEEATEPSSMLVPFLQKYADPRSKKPSVLKLELKEIRGQQDLLFRFMNFLKQEGAVHVLQFCLAVEEFNDRILCPELSDSEKMMLHEEVRKIYETYCLDESIDKIRFDPFIVEEIRNIAEGPHEEVVKLQTMRCLFEAYEHVLFLLENVFTPMFCHSDEYFRQLLRGAESPARNSKMSRNSLSMDDIRNTSKRGESFGISRIGSKIKGVFKSTTMEGAMLPSYGLVEGEDDMVEEAMMVLEDDSPVEAASTPSTPRNLSAWNITIPYVDFYDDEIKRERIPVFCIDVERNDRKAVGHETEHWSVYRRYLEFYVLESKLTEFHGSFPDAQLPSKRIIGPKNYEFLTSKREEFQEYLQKLLPHPELSNSQLLADFLSPHSMESQFLDKMLPDVNLGKIIKSVPSKLIKEKGQHLEPFIQSFFNSCESPKPKPSRPELTILSPTSENDKKLFNDLFKNNANRSDMAEKRHNQNYFMEMIHVEGVYDYLMYVGRVVFHIPDWLHHLLMSGRILFKNTLETYTDHYLHFKLSQVLQEHRLVSLITLLRDAVFCESSPPRSDRDRQKRAKETFEEMKNYIPDLLGKCIGEEAKHEGVCLLFDGLQQPVLNKQLTYVLLDIAIQELFPELNKAQKETLTIAPWI
- the snx14 gene encoding sorting nexin-14 isoform X4, producing MGFVKACLLKFRRKMKLDLLRELGRQYPVFCFLLLILLLSTVVLNRYIHIIMVFWSFLAGVFTFYCSLGPESLLPNILVSIKPKIKSYEQELFPLGHSCAVCGKIKCKRHRPTLLLENYQPWLDLKVSSKVDASLSEILELVLENFVYPWYRDITDDEAFVDELRVTLRFFAAVLVRRTQKVDVAALITQKLLKVSMKHIEIIAKAWQKVKNTELLQQAALEEYGPDLHVALRSRRDELLYLRKLTEILFPYILPPKATDCSSLTLLIREVMAGSVFLPSMDYLADPDTVNHLILIFIDNTPPEEATEPSSMLVPFLQKYADPRSKKPSVLKLELKEIRGQQDLLFRFMNFLKQEGAVHVLQFCLAVEEFNDRILCPELSDSEKMMLHEEVRKIYETYCLDESIDKIRFDPFIVEEIRNIAEGPHEEVVKLQTMRCLFEAYEHVLFLLENVFTPMFCHSDEYFRQLLRGAESPARNSKMSRNTSKRGESFGISRIGSKIKGVFKSTTMEGAMLPSYGLVEGEDDMVEEAMMVLEDDSPVEAASTPSTPRNLSAWNITIPYVDFYDDEIKRERIPVFCIDVERNDRKAVGHETEHWSVYRRYLEFYVLESKLTEFHGSFPDAQLPSKRIIGPKNYEFLTSKREEFQEYLQKLLPHPELSNSQLLADFLSPHSMESQFLDKMLPDVNLGKIIKSVPSKLIKEKGQHLEPFIQSFFNSCESPKPKPSRPELTILSPTSENDKKLFNDLFKNNANRSDMAEKRHNQNYFMEMIHVEGVYDYLMYVGRVVFHIPDWLHHLLMSGRILFKNTLETYTDHYLHFKLSQVLQEHRLVSLITLLRDAVFCESSPPRSDRDRQKRAKETFEEMKNYIPDLLGKCIGEEAKHEGVCLLFDGLQQPVLNKQLTYVLLDIAIQELFPELNKAQKETLTIAPWI